In the genome of Flexistipes sinusarabici DSM 4947, one region contains:
- the hemE gene encoding uroporphyrinogen decarboxylase, protein MENNRLILDVLEGKDVERTPVWLMRQAGRYMSEYRKIREKVSFLELCKTPELACEVTLQPLKAFKLDAAILFSDILVPIEPMGVDLEFTPAPVIANPVRNPQDVQRLKPVDPEEELPFVLEAVRLIKDNIEVPLIGFAGAPFTLACYMVEGSGSKNFLEIKTLMHKNPDAFFELMEKVTESTYRYLQAQINNGCSIVQVFDTWAGILSPSDYKTFVYPFVEKLVNKLENAHIIYFAKDSTTFYKDIKKLNCAGLGVDWKIALNDAADLLDNKFVLQGNLDPAVLFADQKTIADEIDRIISEAKDIKGHIFNLGHGILPKTPVENVKFMVDYVKEKTADA, encoded by the coding sequence ATGGAAAACAACAGATTAATTTTGGATGTTTTGGAAGGAAAAGATGTGGAAAGAACACCTGTATGGCTCATGCGGCAGGCCGGAAGATATATGAGTGAATACAGAAAAATAAGAGAAAAAGTATCCTTTCTGGAGCTCTGTAAAACTCCTGAACTGGCATGTGAAGTTACGCTGCAGCCTTTGAAAGCTTTCAAACTTGATGCAGCAATCCTTTTTTCTGACATCCTTGTGCCGATTGAACCGATGGGTGTTGACCTTGAGTTTACACCGGCTCCGGTAATAGCTAATCCTGTAAGAAATCCTCAGGATGTTCAGCGTTTAAAACCCGTTGACCCGGAGGAAGAACTGCCGTTTGTCCTTGAAGCGGTGAGACTTATTAAGGATAATATAGAAGTGCCGCTTATAGGTTTTGCAGGGGCACCTTTTACTCTTGCATGTTATATGGTGGAAGGCAGCGGATCAAAGAACTTTCTGGAAATAAAAACACTCATGCACAAAAATCCCGATGCCTTTTTTGAGCTTATGGAGAAAGTCACAGAAAGTACTTACAGGTATTTACAGGCACAGATTAATAACGGATGCAGCATAGTACAGGTTTTTGATACATGGGCGGGAATTCTTTCTCCGTCAGACTATAAAACATTTGTCTATCCTTTTGTTGAGAAACTTGTAAATAAGCTGGAAAATGCTCATATTATTTATTTTGCAAAAGACAGTACTACATTTTATAAAGATATTAAGAAGCTTAATTGTGCAGGACTTGGAGTGGACTGGAAAATAGCTCTCAACGATGCGGCAGATCTTCTTGATAACAAATTTGTGCTGCAGGGAAATCTCGATCCGGCAGTTCTTTTTGCAGATCAGAAAACAATTGCAGATGAGATTGACAGAATTATCTCGGAGGCTAAAGATATAAAAGGACATATTTTTAATTTAGGCCACGGCATTCTGCCTAAAACCCCTGTTGAAAATGTCAAATTTATGGTGGATTACGTAAAGGAAAAGACTGCCGATGCATGA